In Populus nigra chromosome 1, ddPopNigr1.1, whole genome shotgun sequence, one genomic interval encodes:
- the LOC133696681 gene encoding protein LOL1-like, protein MPVPLAPYPTPPAPYAPPAPAPAPPPPPPPANGAQSQLVCSGCRNLLLYPVGATSVCCAVCNAVTAVPPPGTEMAQLVCGGCHTLLMYIRGATSVQCSCCHTVNLALEANQVAHVNCGSCRMLLMYRYGARSVKCAVCNFVTPVGVSSSVNERKFNT, encoded by the exons ATGCCAGTTCCTCTTGCACCTTATCCAACACCTCCAGCCCCATATGCTCCTCCTGCTCCAGCTCCAGctccccctcctcctcctcctccagccaACG GTGCACAGAGCCAGCTCGTGTGTTCTGGATGTCGAAACCTGTTACTCTATCCAGTTGGAGCAACCTCTGTATGTTGTGCTGTTTGCAATGCAGTAACAGCTGTGCCACCTCCTG GCACAGAAATGGCCCAGTTGGTTTGCGGAGGTTGCCACACCTTACTGATGTACATCCGTGGAGCAACGAGCGTGCAGTGTTCTTGTTGTCATACAGTCAATCTAGCCTTGGAGG CAAATCAAGTGGCACACGTCAATTGTGGGAGCTGCAGGATGCTGTTGATGTACCGATATGGAGCACGGTCTGTGAAATGTGCTGTTTGCAATTTTGTCACACCAGTTGGG GTCTCATCAAGCGTTAATGAACGCAAGTTCAATACCTGA